One genomic segment of Desmodus rotundus isolate HL8 chromosome 5, HLdesRot8A.1, whole genome shotgun sequence includes these proteins:
- the MTLN gene encoding mitoregulin yields the protein MADVSERKVQLFVLLAFASGVLVGWQANRLRRRYLDWRKRRLQDKLAVTQKKLDLA from the coding sequence ATGGCGGACGTGTCTGAGAGGAAGGTGCAGCTGTTCGTGCTGTTGGCCTTCGCCTCCGGAGTGCTCGTGGGCTGGCAGGCGAACCGGCTGCGGCGGCGCTACCTGGACTGGAGGAAGCGGAGACTGCAGGACAAGCTGGCGGTGACGCAGAAGAAGCTGGATCTGGCCTGA